A single window of Halotalea alkalilenta DNA harbors:
- a CDS encoding FKBP-type peptidyl-prolyl cis-trans isomerase has protein sequence MQIAQNSVVAFHYTLTNEAGEVLDSSEGREPLTYLQGAGNIIPGLERQLLGRQTGDKLTVKVEPAEGYGEIQPQLVQEVPRASFQGVDDIAAGMQFQAQTQGGPLLVTVTKVEGDTVTVDGNHPLAGEVLNFEVSIENVREASGEEVEHGHVHGEGGHHH, from the coding sequence ATGCAGATCGCCCAGAACTCAGTCGTCGCATTTCACTACACGCTCACCAATGAGGCGGGCGAGGTGCTCGACAGCTCTGAAGGCCGCGAGCCGCTCACCTACCTACAGGGCGCAGGCAACATCATCCCCGGCCTCGAGCGCCAGCTGCTCGGGCGCCAGACGGGTGACAAGCTGACCGTCAAGGTCGAGCCCGCCGAAGGCTATGGCGAGATCCAGCCGCAGCTGGTCCAGGAGGTGCCACGCGCTTCCTTCCAAGGCGTGGACGACATCGCGGCTGGGATGCAGTTCCAGGCCCAGACGCAGGGTGGCCCGCTGCTGGTCACGGTCACCAAGGTCGAGGGTGATACCGTCACCGTCGATGGCAACCACCCGCTGGCGGGGGAAGTGCTCAACTTCGAAGTCTCGATCGAGAACGTGCGCGAGGCGAGCGGTGAAGAAGTGGAACATGGCCATGTCCACGGCGAAGGTGGCCACCACCACTGA
- a CDS encoding NlpC/P60 family protein, which produces MKRSAGIDGNARDLVLDFEPVKLIAPGRVREVLMDEYDQWAGTPYRLGGEGRRGIDCSALMQQVFRSSFDFELPRTTNEQILEGQRIEKDALRPGDLVFFQPSRRLRHVGVYVGEGYFLHASTSQGVKLSRLDNVFWSRHYLQARRPLDNAQLAMRAGSASSNANQGFLASAEY; this is translated from the coding sequence ATGAAGCGCTCGGCCGGTATCGACGGCAATGCCCGTGACCTAGTGCTCGACTTCGAGCCGGTGAAGCTGATTGCCCCTGGTCGCGTCCGTGAGGTACTGATGGACGAGTACGATCAGTGGGCAGGCACACCGTATCGGCTGGGGGGGGAAGGGCGCCGCGGCATCGACTGCTCGGCCCTGATGCAGCAGGTGTTCCGCTCGAGCTTCGATTTCGAGCTACCTCGCACCACCAACGAGCAGATTCTCGAAGGGCAGCGTATCGAAAAAGACGCGCTGCGCCCGGGTGACCTGGTGTTCTTCCAGCCGTCTCGCCGCCTGCGCCACGTCGGTGTCTATGTTGGCGAAGGCTACTTCCTCCACGCATCGACCTCCCAAGGCGTCAAGCTCTCGCGGCTCGACAACGTCTTCTGGTCGCGTCACTACCTTCAGGCCCGGCGTCCGCTGGATAACGCCCAGCTGGCGATGCGCGCAGGCTCGGCGTCCTCGAACGCGAACCAAGGCTTCCTCGCCTCGGCGGAGTACTGA
- a CDS encoding GIY-YIG nuclease family protein: protein MFWIYILKCRDGSYYIGHTDDIETRIAQHRRGEIPSCYTASRLPVELIHLEEIDQRRDALERERQLKRWSRAKKLALAEGKWASLRALARHKRRS, encoded by the coding sequence ATGTTCTGGATCTACATCCTCAAGTGCCGTGACGGCAGTTACTACATCGGCCATACCGATGACATCGAAACACGTATCGCACAGCATCGACGCGGTGAGATTCCCTCCTGCTACACCGCCTCTCGTTTACCCGTAGAGCTGATCCATCTCGAGGAAATCGACCAGCGCCGGGATGCGCTCGAGCGGGAACGGCAGTTGAAACGCTGGAGCCGAGCCAAGAAGCTGGCGCTTGCCGAGGGTAAATGGGCCAGCCTCAGGGCGCTCGCTCGGCACAAGCGACGAAGCTGA
- a CDS encoding MBL fold metallo-hydrolase RNA specificity domain-containing protein, protein MTGSCHRLSLGGGASLLIDCGSFQGKDAGIRSIDFPLDGVIALIVTHVHIDHVGRIPWLLAAGYQGPIICSEASAQLLPIVLEDTMRLDLSSDRALIDAYLDQIRQRLVPLAFEQWYDDATLGLQTEGTRWALRLQRAGHVLGSAWLEIDVTPPEAPTRRAVFSGDLGTAGSPFLTAPHPPERADLLVLESTYGDRRQRHSSERRKRLAEALEHALSNGGTVLVPAFSLGRTQELIFDLEAILHQRGATAIPPSDAEAEALASVIGGIDWPALPIILDSPLAARFTQVYRRMHERWNDEARALLASGRNPLAFDNLLAVEDHDAHLRLVHHLARTRRPAVVIAGSGMCSGGRIVNYLRQMLSDPRHDVLFVGFQAEGTPGKDIQRFGPRGGYVLLDGERIDIRARVETIEGYSAHADRDGLIEFATGMQSTPSHVRLVHGEHQARRALAQGLEQAYAERGDEVLVKWQ, encoded by the coding sequence GTGACCGGATCGTGCCATCGGCTCTCGCTTGGCGGTGGTGCCAGTCTATTGATCGACTGCGGCTCGTTCCAAGGTAAGGACGCAGGCATCCGCAGTATCGATTTTCCCCTCGATGGCGTGATCGCGCTGATCGTCACCCACGTGCACATAGACCACGTTGGGAGGATCCCGTGGCTTCTGGCCGCCGGCTACCAGGGGCCGATCATCTGCAGCGAAGCTTCAGCGCAGCTGCTGCCGATCGTGCTCGAGGACACCATGCGCCTGGATCTCTCTTCTGACCGCGCACTGATCGACGCCTATCTCGACCAGATTCGCCAGCGGCTGGTACCGCTCGCCTTCGAGCAATGGTACGACGACGCCACGCTCGGCCTTCAAACCGAGGGCACACGCTGGGCGCTGCGGCTTCAGCGCGCGGGGCATGTGCTTGGCTCGGCCTGGTTGGAAATCGACGTCACCCCGCCCGAGGCACCGACCCGGCGCGCGGTCTTCTCGGGTGACCTGGGCACTGCCGGCTCCCCCTTCCTCACCGCGCCTCACCCACCCGAACGGGCGGATCTGCTGGTGCTGGAATCGACCTATGGCGATCGCCGCCAGCGCCATTCATCCGAGCGCCGAAAAAGACTTGCCGAGGCGCTCGAGCACGCGCTGTCGAATGGAGGAACGGTACTGGTACCCGCCTTCAGCCTTGGCCGCACCCAGGAGCTGATCTTCGATCTGGAAGCGATCCTCCACCAGCGCGGCGCGACGGCGATCCCACCGAGCGACGCAGAGGCCGAAGCGCTCGCCTCCGTCATAGGTGGCATCGACTGGCCGGCATTACCGATCATCCTCGACTCCCCGCTGGCCGCACGCTTCACCCAGGTCTACCGGCGGATGCACGAGCGCTGGAACGACGAAGCCAGAGCGCTGCTCGCTTCCGGGCGCAACCCACTGGCCTTCGACAATCTGCTCGCCGTGGAAGACCACGACGCCCACCTGCGGCTGGTTCATCATCTCGCCCGCACCCGCCGTCCAGCGGTCGTGATTGCCGGCAGTGGCATGTGCAGCGGCGGCCGGATCGTCAACTACCTGCGCCAGATGCTCAGCGACCCACGCCACGACGTCCTGTTCGTCGGCTTCCAGGCCGAGGGTACGCCAGGCAAAGATATCCAGCGCTTCGGACCGCGCGGTGGCTATGTGCTGCTCGACGGCGAGCGGATCGACATCCGCGCCAGGGTCGAAACCATCGAAGGCTACTCCGCCCACGCCGATCGTGACGGACTGATCGAATTCGCCACCGGCATGCAGTCCACACCCAGCCACGTCCGCCTGGTGCACGGCGAGCACCAAGCCCGCCGCGCCCTGGCCCAAGGGCTCGAGCAGGCCTACGCTGAGCGTGGCGACGAGGTTTTAGTGAAATGGCAGTGA
- a CDS encoding MBL fold metallo-hydrolase has protein sequence MEYKLITVTPFVQNCTLLICPQTRRAVLVDPGGEPDRIEAEIERSDAVVEKILITHGHFDHIGAVAEMSHRLNVPVFGPHILDQFLIEAVGEIAKAYNLPEPESFVPERWLEEGDRIEVGRHVLEVLHCPGHSPGHVIFVDREARLIQMGDVLFKGSVGRTDLPGGDMRQLLGSIRHKLWPLGDDMRFIPGHGEISTLGEERLHNPFVK, from the coding sequence ATGGAGTACAAGCTCATTACCGTGACGCCGTTCGTGCAGAACTGTACTCTGCTGATCTGTCCACAGACGCGTCGGGCGGTGCTGGTCGACCCCGGTGGTGAGCCTGATCGGATCGAGGCGGAGATCGAGCGCTCGGATGCCGTCGTCGAGAAGATCCTGATCACTCACGGCCACTTCGATCATATTGGTGCGGTGGCTGAAATGAGCCATCGCTTGAACGTGCCCGTCTTCGGGCCGCACATCCTTGATCAGTTCCTAATCGAGGCGGTGGGAGAGATCGCCAAGGCCTATAATCTTCCCGAACCCGAGTCGTTCGTGCCCGAGCGCTGGCTGGAGGAGGGTGACCGTATCGAGGTCGGCCGTCACGTGCTGGAGGTGCTGCACTGTCCAGGACACTCCCCGGGCCACGTGATCTTCGTCGATCGAGAGGCGCGGTTGATCCAGATGGGCGATGTGCTGTTCAAGGGCTCGGTCGGTCGCACCGATCTGCCCGGCGGCGACATGCGCCAGCTGCTGGGCTCGATTCGCCACAAGCTTTGGCCCTTGGGCGACGACATGCGGTTCATCCCCGGTCACGGGGAGATTTCGACCCTCGGTGAAGAGCGCCTGCACAACCCTTTCGTCAAGTAA
- the putP gene encoding sodium/proline symporter PutP: MTASTPMVTTFVIYILGMLAIGFIAYRATANFSDYILGGRSIGSFVTALSAGASDMSGWLLMGLPGAIFISGLSESWIAVGLTLGAYLNWLLIAGRLRVHTEHQNNALTLPVFFSHRFDDHSRILRVVSSLVILAFFTIYCASGVVAGARLFESSFGFSYPTAMLLGAAATIIYVFVGGYLAVSWTDTIQASLMIFALILVPVFVILSIGDIGTAIDEIRVNTPEKLNFFTGVSAIGVISALAWGLGYFGQPHILVRFMAASSAKVIPSARRTCMVWMILCLAGAVAVGFFGISYFADNPQQAGGVNANSERVFIELTQLLFNPWVAGIILSAILAAVMSTLSAQLLVCSSSITEDLYRPFLRPGASEKELMWVGRMMVLLISVIAILIASDPNSLVLGLVSYAWAGFGAAFGPLIILSLMWRGVTRNGALAGMLTGAAVVAVWGHYGWLGLYEMVPGFITSTAAILIFSKIGKGPSKEMIERFDAAHEEYLASHGK, encoded by the coding sequence ATGACTGCAAGCACCCCCATGGTGACGACCTTCGTCATCTACATCCTCGGCATGCTGGCGATCGGCTTCATCGCCTATCGCGCAACGGCCAACTTCTCCGACTACATCCTCGGCGGTCGCAGCATCGGCAGCTTCGTGACCGCGCTCTCCGCCGGTGCCTCCGACATGAGCGGCTGGCTGCTGATGGGTCTGCCGGGTGCGATCTTCATCTCGGGCCTGTCAGAGAGCTGGATCGCGGTCGGCCTGACCCTGGGTGCGTACCTCAATTGGCTGCTGATCGCTGGGCGCCTGCGGGTACATACCGAACACCAGAACAACGCGCTCACGCTACCGGTGTTCTTCTCCCATCGCTTCGACGACCACTCGCGCATCCTGCGTGTGGTTTCTTCGCTGGTCATCCTGGCCTTCTTCACCATTTACTGCGCCTCCGGCGTCGTCGCCGGTGCGAGGCTGTTCGAAAGCTCGTTCGGCTTCTCCTACCCCACCGCGATGCTGCTCGGCGCTGCGGCGACGATCATCTACGTATTCGTCGGTGGCTATCTGGCGGTGAGCTGGACCGATACCATCCAGGCCAGCCTGATGATCTTCGCGCTGATCCTGGTGCCTGTGTTCGTGATCCTTTCGATCGGCGATATCGGCACTGCGATCGATGAAATCCGGGTGAACACTCCCGAGAAGCTCAACTTCTTCACCGGCGTCAGCGCGATCGGTGTGATCTCGGCGCTGGCCTGGGGCCTCGGCTATTTTGGCCAGCCCCATATCCTGGTGCGCTTCATGGCGGCCAGCTCCGCCAAAGTGATCCCCAGCGCTCGGCGCACCTGCATGGTGTGGATGATCCTTTGCCTGGCCGGCGCGGTCGCGGTGGGTTTCTTCGGCATCTCCTACTTCGCCGACAATCCGCAGCAGGCAGGCGGCGTCAACGCCAACAGCGAGCGCGTGTTCATCGAGCTCACCCAGCTGCTGTTCAACCCGTGGGTCGCGGGCATCATCCTCTCGGCGATCCTCGCTGCGGTGATGAGCACCTTGAGCGCGCAGCTGCTGGTCTGCTCGAGCTCGATCACCGAGGATCTCTATCGCCCCTTCCTGCGCCCAGGCGCATCGGAGAAGGAGCTGATGTGGGTGGGCCGGATGATGGTCCTTTTGATCTCGGTAATCGCCATCCTCATCGCTTCGGACCCCAACAGCTTGGTGCTGGGCCTGGTCAGCTACGCCTGGGCCGGATTCGGCGCCGCCTTCGGGCCGCTGATCATCCTCTCGCTGATGTGGCGGGGAGTAACCCGCAACGGCGCGCTGGCGGGGATGCTCACCGGTGCGGCGGTGGTCGCGGTTTGGGGCCACTATGGCTGGCTGGGGCTCTATGAGATGGTGCCCGGCTTCATCACGAGCACGGCTGCGATCCTGATCTTCAGCAAAATCGGCAAAGGGCCGAGCAAGGAGATGATCGAGCGCTTCGATGCCGCCCATGAGGAGTACCTCGCCTCCCACGGCAAATGA